AGCGGCAAACATCAGCGGTGAAAAGTGTTCTTCGCTGTCGACCAAGTCCACCGCCGCGCCGGCGTCCAGCAACAGCTTGACGGTTTCGGCATTGTCAGCGGTGGAGGCATACATCAGCGCCGTGCGACCAAACGAGTCGCGATGATCGACTTCAACTTCTTGCGATAAAAACCATTCGACCACTGGAGTGTGACCGTCAAAGGCAGCCATCTGCATCGCGGTGCGTTGATTGTCATCCGTGGACGAAACTTCCACGCCCTGCCCGGCCAGTCGCTTCACGCCCGCCAAGTCTCCGATCATCGCAGCCTGACGAAACTTGTCTTCGGGCGACGTCTCAGGCAGCGGCACATCTTCGGACGTGGCCATTCCGTCGGGAGCCTGAGGTGCCAGCACATCTTCCCGTTCTCGACGCGGAAAATCCTCGGGCGAAAGACGCTTGGATTCGCATCCGGTATATCCAGCGATAGATACCAGAATCGAGAGGCCAAGAATTGTGGACGAACGAACGGGAACGCGACGCGTCCGAGGCAGATTGTTTTGCATGAGCCCTAACATACTCGCCGCAAGTCAGACCGGCCAAGCTCACACACTGAATTGACGCAACAACGCCAGCGGTGCACCAATCGAAATCACATGCACCTCGCCGGTGAAACGATCCGCATCTCGCTTCGCGAAACCAATCTTTGGGGCGGCGAAGGTCAGCGTGTGATCAGCTTGAAAAGTTGGTTCGCCTGTTTCTCCCGTGTCGCCACTCATCCCCGTCGGAATATCCAAAGCGATCCGCCGCACCGAACTTGCGTTGGCCGCTTCCACCACATCAACGTAGCGACCACGCAGCGGCGGTTTAGCTCCAGTACCTAACAAGCCATCGACGATGATGTCCGCGATTGGCAAACATTCTTTCGCAGGCGCCTCACCAAGAACCTGAATCTCGATCCCCGCCGCTTTCGTGATGTTGGCTTGGATCAACGCGTCACCCTGCAACTCGTCCGTCGGTGCCATCGCCAGGATTGTCACTTCGCGTCCAGCCAACTGCAGATGCCGAGCGATTGCGAACCCGTCGCCTCCGTTGTTGCCTT
The DNA window shown above is from Rhodopirellula bahusiensis and carries:
- a CDS encoding NAD(P)H-hydrate epimerase; the protein is MVEEANFCPSKEAIMKPILQLPPMTCQRVREIDRMAMDQFQMPGIVLMENAGRGAAECMDQIAPEGSVLILCGKGNNGGDGFAIARHLQLAGREVTILAMAPTDELQGDALIQANITKAAGIEIQVLGEAPAKECLPIADIIVDGLLGTGAKPPLRGRYVDVVEAANASSVRRIALDIPTGMSGDTGETGEPTFQADHTLTFAAPKIGFAKRDADRFTGEVHVISIGAPLALLRQFSV
- a CDS encoding ankyrin repeat domain-containing protein, producing MQNNLPRTRRVPVRSSTILGLSILVSIAGYTGCESKRLSPEDFPRREREDVLAPQAPDGMATSEDVPLPETSPEDKFRQAAMIGDLAGVKRLAGQGVEVSSTDDNQRTAMQMAAFDGHTPVVEWFLSQEVEVDHRDSFGRTALMYASTADNAETVKLLLDAGAAVDLVDSEEHFSPLMFAAAEGQMEVVELLLDAGADPTKADIDGETAIDFASSNGHTEVVKRLKQ